The sequence GCAAATGGGGAGCGCGAGTGAGACACCACGGCAGAGCCACAGAGCCctggcacctcctgccctgcacgGGGCTGTGCTCACCCCAGCCCCCCACCCTCCTCTCAACCAGGACAGCATAACCCTCCCAGGGCTTGTAAGGcacagctggggaaactgagtcGCTCCTTTTCCTGACAATAGGAACATTGTCCCCAAATCCCTGTCCTGCCCCCAGACCTACCCACACACATAGATATGAGCCATTCCCTCGTCAATCAGCTTCCAGACGTTTTCCTTGTTCTTCTTCAGTAAGTGCTGGACGTAAACCTGGCAGGAAACACGGTGGGAgtgaggagagaggagcagagccccCACACCACAGGCtgtggagggggaaggaagcCAAGGTTGTGCTCACGGCTCTGGGAAACAGGGGAAGTGCTGGGTGCTCCTGCCtgccatgggatgggatgggcagCAGGAATAAGCGGCAGGGGAAACAGCATGGTACCTTCTCAGCCTGGTCCCTGGAGAAGGCCACATTGAGCTGGGTGAGGACTCCCTCCTTCTGGAAGCGGGCCAGCTCCTCCCGGTACAGGTAGTCCTCGTGCTCATGGCGGCAGCCATAGTACAGCACCGTCTCACCCACCTCTTTGCCTGCAGGGTCACACAGCCCCTGTCAGCCCCAGGTGCTgtcccctcccccctccccccttgtcctgccactcccagcagcccccagccctgtgctctcccctcccctggGCTCACAGAGCTGCATGATGGGGCTTCTGGTTATAAGGGGAAGCTCCAGACTGATTCCCAGAAGTGGCCACAGGCTTCAGAATTGAGTCTGAGTGACTTGACTGTGGTTATTCGGAGGTGTGGTGGTGGCAGATGTCACAGAACTGTCTCAGCTCTATCCACCCCCAAGCATCCTCCAAGGCCAAGAGAAGGACCAAGCATCCTCCTGTGGGCAAAACCACTCGGCTGCTGTTCACCCCGCCCCACCTCTCTACTTTTGGCTGGGCCCACCAGCAacaggagcagcaaagctgcacCTTGGAGGCACCCACTgagtcctgcagcagctccagcccccagGGGAGCTCCTGGGCACTCACCTTGCTGCTTCAGCCAGGCCCGCTCCTGGATGAAGCCGATGAAGGGGGCGATGCCAGTGCCCGGCCCGATCATGATCACGGGTGTGCTGGGCTTGAAGGGCAGCCGGAACTGCGACTTTCGGACGTACATGGgcaccagggagctgctcccgTTCTGGTCAGGCACCTTGTTCTTGAGCCAGTTGGTGGCCACCCCTTTGTTCAGGCGGCCCGTCTTGGTCTCATACTCCACCGTCACGGCACAGATGTGGATGGAATTGGGATGAACCTGCAAGGAAGAGATGCTGGCACCAGGCAGAAAAGGAGCCCTGGCAACCCCACACTGCTTCCTTGTGCCAGGAATGGGGAGAAGTTTATCCTAACATTAACACTGGGACAGCTATTCCTCCCTGCATGCTCCTCAGGGGGCTTCTGTCTTGTCCTCAACTCATCATGGGGCCACTGAGCTTCCCTGGATATTGCCAACAACCTCAGGGCTTCAGGCACAAGGAGTGACTTTTGACCAGCCCCTAAAATGCCACCTTGCCAGGCAAACGGGCaaagaggagcagggctgcagggagtgTGATGGTATcagagcacagctggcacagcgTGGGACTCTCCACAGACCCTGTGGAAGCTGGGATAACTCCATGCACGGACATCACTAAACCTGCCCCTCTCACAGCAAATGTCACCAGGAGAAGCTCGCCGTGCCCAGAccccagctgagagcagctgcagctgaagcgGTCCCTCCACAGCCACATTCCCTGCTGGAAGCACACCCACCTTGGAGGAGGAGGCAATGGAGTAGTAGCGGGCCTGCAGGCGGGGCAGGAGCTCGCACAGGTGGTCGATGGGGGGGCGCAGGGAGGGCATGTCCTGCAGGATGGCCAGGATGTTCCTGCGGGCCTCCACCACCCAGCTGAGGTACAGCGCCTGCAGGCAAACAGGGCATGACAACCTCCCCACACGGCTGGCAAACACCCCCTCGGCTTTCCGGGTGCCTTTTGGGGatcccccagcacccagctcagcccagctggggagggcagTGCTCCCACCTTGCCCTCGGCAGCGGACGAGGCCATTTTGCGGAGGCGCTCCTGCTCGCTGGCGTCCGTGGCGTACTGGGCCAGCTCGTACAGGACGTTGGTGCGGGGAGGGTTGGTGATGTCCAGGTAGTAAGTCAGGGCTGTCCGGTACGATGTGGGGCAAGGGAAGGGATGCTTCTTGTTGGATTCCTCTGGAGaagtgggagagaaagaaaaatttaaaatcatcCACCTCACGCTGTTATGTTAAGAGGTTTTGCGCCGGCTGCGACACAGTAAGGGCTGGAGACAGAGCAGAGTGGGCTTCAGGGAGGAGAGAGCAGCCTGTGGgtcacagccccagctccacactgaatcacctccctccccaggcagctgcatCTCCCAGTAGCCCATTTTGTGTTTCACAGATGCTGCCTGACAgttcagcagcaaaaaataCGCCCTGGGTTCCTCAACGGGCTCCCTGCCCCGAGATGTCCATGCACAGCCCAGCAAACCCCCAGGCTAAGCAGGGGCTCCCCTCCATGGCTAATTTGGCCTCAGGCACTTACACCTCCATCAGATCTGGCCTCAAAACTGTCCTTAGGCTCTGTCAGCCACATACAGCTGTGCCAGTGGTCAAGGCTGGAGCCATTCTGCTCAGCCTTGAGAGGTCCGTAAGGGACAGGAACGACAGCGTGAGgctgcacagcacaggacaCTGCACAGGGGGCCACAGGCTCCAGCAGTGCATTAAATCCACTTCCTCTCTAGAAACCCAGAGCACTCTCAAGCTTCTGGGCCAGCTCATTTGATGCCTCAGGtcgggctgtgctgctccaggagtgcgatgggcagcagctgccatctccctcctgccagaggctggctctgctgggaatgctgcccAGGAAAGAGCTCTTTGGATCAGCACAAGTGCTCCCTCCTGGCAGTTCAGCCCCCAAGCCTGtgcctcctcccagcactgAACAAGAACATCTCACTCAGGGCTCTGaggagctctggggctgctgaaGGATGCTCTGGTGGGCTGATGCTCCGTAATTAGGAGTGTGCTGTTACATAATTTGTTGTTGAATGGGCTCACTAAGCACATTTCACAACTGACCCActtcagctgctctcagcaAGCAGGCTCTGAGCCCCTGCAGTGAAGAGTGGCCACAGGACATCTGGAGGTGCCCCATGGGATCTTAGGGTGAAGGACAGAGGCCACAGCTGAAGGAGAACTGCTGACCCTTAGGGGTCATCCATACTCACCGTCCAAGTTGTTTAGGGACATGACAGTGTCCAGATCTGTGCCCAGGATCTCACCGATCTGGTTCACCAGGGAGGAGTCGTTGGCTGGGTACACGGCCACATGGTCCCCGGACTCGTacctggcagagagcaggagagcacGTGCAACACCCGCACCACTTCTTGACCACCCCTAGCAGCTCAGCCAGAAGACAAGGCGGCTGGTGCAAGAGGCAGCAGGACAACACTGAGGTCTGATGCCCAGGACCTGCACCATCAGCATCCACAGAGCCAGCAGTGACACTGTGGGATCACGGTTTCCCAGGGTTTTTACAAGGGACCTCCCAGGTGACAGCAGTTTTGCCAGAGTTCCAGTAAGGACAGGTTAATTTCCTGACAGAACAGAGCAAAGCTCCTCAAAACCTCTGCAGTTGTTATGTTAAGCCACCTGGATTCACAACTTCCTAACAATTTAAGGAATTTGAGCCAGTGAGAGGGTTTTAAGAACAAGGCTTTATTCCCTCATGCTTGTACACCTAAGCCAGGCAAACACAGGCAAGAGCAATGCCCAGCTCTCCCTtctctcacagctctgctgccctctcATTTATTGAGTGACTCCTAGAGAATTCTTGCAACTGAGACTGCTCAGGTAGGACAGGGATGTGGTGTGGGATGGACCCAAAGCAGTGCAAAAGGTGGGAGCAAGTCCTGACAGGGGGTGCCTGCTACAGAAGCCCAGAGGGGCAGTTTAAAGGAGCAAGGTCCCCTTCTGAAGTGCTGGATGAGGCTGGTGGCACATCCTTGTTCTTTGCTCCTGACAAAACAGAGGAGTAGTCTCCTCCAGGGAACTACCTGATTTTGGAATTGGAGATATCCAGCTCCAGGTGCATCAAGTGTCGCTCTCCACCCTCGTTCAGCTTGCGGTTCTCTGTAACCTGAGCCAGGAAGGGGTTCTTGGCATCAAACGGGCTGGAAGGAAAGACAAAGGCCCTCTGGTTACTCTCCTGCAGGCTCATGGAGCTCCTTGTATCCAGGCATGTTCCCTCTGCCTCCAGAGCAGGCTCCCATGATGTGGTTCCTGTTCCAAAGCACACTGCACCACAGCACACACCAAATTATGATCTGCTGCTCCCCACACTGGCACAGAAAACAggtccttttccttctcagcacagcccagcagtcAACAGCTTCTGCCCCATTAAGAACACATGACACAGAACTGGATTGGAGGGACTGTCACAACATCTCAAAGGAATATTTCAGGCTggaatgaatttttaaagctcatctccCCACAGCAATACTGCCAGCAGCCATCATGCACTAGCCATTCCAGGCAAGGAAAGGCTCAGGACAGATGCTGTGGATGTAGCAGCCAAACAGCACATAGAGCCACCTCCTCACCACGAATGATTCATTAATTGGGGAATCTCAGAGTCCCACTGGAGATCTGAGCCCATTTCTCTTGGGCAGAgacctgctgtgctgcagaaatggcACTTGATTGTTAGAAACACATCAAGGAGCCATCAGCCAAGACCTGCCCCATGTACACCCTGCCCAGGGGGTGTGGCACTCACGGCTTCTGGTTCTCGTAGCTCTTGAGCCGGCCCATCTCCCCCGTGTAGACTTTGTTCATGTTCACATCTGTGTGCACCACCAGCTCGTACTGCCGGATgctggagggagaaaagggagagaaaaaaatcaaactggaACCCACGAGGTACAGCTGGAACCATCATCTCCTTTGCTGGATTTGCTGCAGCtcaaaaacaaatgcaaatccCAGCCCTTTGCCCCTCTCGAGACATGAGGGACCAGGCAGACTGCAGAAAACCCAAAGCAAGGGGAACCCTCAGCCTCCCTGGAGCCTCACAACCAGCACAGCCATCCCCAGAGGAACCAAACCCATCACCTCCCCACTCAGAACAGGAACCCAGAGCTGGGCTCAAACTCACACCTGGATGGGCTCAGGCCAAACATCCCTGTTCTACTTCACTCATGCCCTCCTCAAGTCTGGAAGGGGAGGcaaggcagaggaaagggaacagcagcccagggctgacAGCACAGCCACCAGTCAGAGGTGGCCAGTCTCTGACACCCCAAAGGAGCTGctcccaaacccacctggactCTTCTCCTGTAGCCTCCACCCCGAAGTGCTCACACACTGCTGGCCAGAACTGCTCTCTCCAGGTGATGAAGTCTTCTTCCAGGCTAGCCAGGGCAGAAGAGAGAGTCAATAacccagccccattcccagagGAGCCATCTGAGATCCCTTTGGTCTTCCTCCCATCACTGGGGGAAAAGGCATTTGCCTTAGACCCAGGCACCTTTGATCATGCCCACAGATCACCAGGAAagtgctggcagagcactgaGTGGGAACTGTTGCTACACCAGACACCCCTCCCTTCACCAGGTCTGCCAAGGAAGGCTTTGATATTTAGGCTCAGTCTTTAAAAAACTCAGCTCCCTATTGTCCACCCATCAGGTGACCTTCCTAAAAGGTCATGATTCCACCATGGCACTGCTAATTTTTCTGGGCTCAGAGCTTTCCATACATGGCATATCCCTCCCATAAGGCCTTGAAGACCTTAGAGGTAGAGCCACAGGTCGATGTAATGTCCCAAGGTGCTCAAGTGAGCacaaagaggtaaaaaaaaaaaaagaaaatattattgtcTGAGCTGGAAAATTGCTGCTTCCCACCATAAAATGCTTCCCAAGGAGATTAATCTGCCTCCTTCACTGGGATGGGCGAGTTTATCCACACAGGCTGGGTTAgccatggagctgcagcagggcaagggcagAGGAGGCTGCAAAGCCTGCTCCTGTGTGTACCCACGGGCATGGGCATTTAAAGCTGATGTGGGATTTCCCAGACACAGGATCCCTTCGGATACTCCCTGTGCACAGGGATCTGACTGTGGGAGAGACAGCAGACACACGCTCAAAAACGTGCCAACCCCAACAAGGAGCCCTGTGGAGTTTATTTCTGCCTCGGTAGTAGAACCAATTCCCTGTCAAGGCCCCTTCCAAGATGCTTtcagccagctctgagcagcccctCACCCCAAGGCACTCACTTGCCATCGTCATCTCCCAGCCCAAGCTCGAAGATGCGCTGGGCTCCGAGCTCCTCCAGTCTCTTGTCCACGTACTTCCCCATGGCATTGAAGTGCTCGTAAGTCTTGTTCCCCAGCCCAAAGACCTGGTAGGGAACACTCATGAGCACAGAGAAACAGGAGGTGGACTCTCCTCATCCATTATCACCCAGCCAAGTAGCACCCAGCAAAGGATGCTGAAGAAAGACAGCGAGacctctcccagctccccatCAGCTCTCAAGTAAGAATCTACCACTGCAGAGTGTGTGGTTAGGAAGCACCAGCACCTCCCCTGAGGCTGGATGCACTTCCAAGAGCTCCTGCACATCTCCTCGTGGGACAGCCTGGAGAGCCACTGCTGGCCTTTGCCTCCCACAAACCACGCAGTAAATGTTTGCTCACTGCTTCGCACAGAGCAGCTTCACATCTCCACCAGTGGATTTTATTCTCATTTGCAATTATTATGCTGCCTGAGGAATTTGGCCAGGGTTTAGGTGAGGTGGTTGTTTCTCAGCCAGTTATtcagctcagcacaggaagaGAGCTACACATTCCTCCAAGTGACTTAATCTGTGGGAGAAGATCTGGCCCTGGGCTGCTCAATTAGcttctgaagagcagcagcagcctgtagCTCATTTAGACTTGTATTCGgtgcctgcagggctgtttgGGGCTGTTTATACCAGGAAGCCCTCATGATTTAGAGGGTGGAGAGAGAACTCTGACATTTGCATTTAAAGCCTCCAGATGTACATTTGCAAGTGTCCACAAAGCCTGGGCAGGAAGACAGCAGGGACCTCATCCCAGACAAGGTACACAAGGCACAGACATCGTGTTGGGCCTCTCCCCAGGCCACACTGGAGGGCTCTTGGCCTTTCTGCCCAAATGCAACCCAAAAGCTGGAATGGGGCCACTTACTGCAAACCGGAGACCCGACAGGTCGGCATCGGCCTCCTGCAGCCAGTCGTAGAAATCCTGGGCATTGTCCGTGGGATCCCCCTCTCCATAGGTGGCCATGCAGAACACAGCCAAGGATTTGTCAATCTCAGAGAGGCGACTCAGGTCTGACTGCAaccaaaggaaagaaggaatcTTCAAGGATCCCACAATGTGGCTGTTGGGCAATTCCTATTCCCTCAGTGTAGGTGTGTGAACAGCACCACACGTTTACAGAAGGGGCTGGGAAAGGTCAAAGCCACCCAAAATGGCAGGGAAAATAAAGCCAACCACCCTCACTGGACTGCAAGTCAGTATATCTACCCCACCAGAAAAGCAATGGGATTTTCCATGCAAGGCTTTAAGGGAGCAGGAGAAGGTAGAATGGCAAGGACCGAGCCCGTATCTGCATCTCTCAGGCTGATCCTTTCTCCCCTAGATGACACTACTAAAAAGCCAATTATCCTTTGGCCAAGgtcattgttatttttttagagGGCATTGAAAGGTTGTTACTATCCCAAGGCTGTTCAGGGCTAAATTACCAGGTCATACTCCTCTGGATCTGCTGCCATGCCCCGGAGGCCATAACGATGGGCATCTTTGGAGAGGCGATTGGCAAACTCCTCTGCTGTGCCCGTCTGGGAACCGTAGAAAACCACTATATTTCGGCcctggagagaaagaaaaatcctttttaaatgGTGATTAGTCATTTGGCAAATGCGTGGATGAAGTACAGACAAAGGAAATGCCTGGGATCAGGAATCCTGGACTGCAACCTAAAGGCAACCAGGAGTCTGAGCCTGTGCAGGACTCCAAGGGTTTGGCAGAAAACTCAAGGCTGAACTGTTAATGAGAACATGACTCAGAGGGGAGGCTCAGGTCAGACTAAAACCCAAAGCAAAGAATAAACCTTCCAGATTTATTCTCAACTTTGAGGCTGTGGAGTGACTCCTGGAAACAGGGGACACCCTGGATGAGAAGGCAGAACTTGCCAAAGGCTCTGAGCAAGTGCCTAAGCAccagagctcctgctctgccacaagCCAGCTACTTTGAAGTCCAACAGAAAATGCATCCAGCCGttgcttcttcctctgcttcctcttaTGTCCAGACCAGCAGAGTCAAAAGCTGACAGTTCTGTGTACCACAATTCCCATTCCACAGCCAGCCAGTTTGGGAACCAACCACACAGATAAACAACTGCCAGCCAATGACTTTAAAGTCTCTGCCATTTCCCTCCTGACTTTGATCTcatattacattatttttttccaccgaattttcactttaatttcttctcttaagAACAACTCTCAGGCACAGACTAAAAGAGCTATTCCTGGCTGCTCACACAGATTTCCTCTGgatgctctctgcagcaggcaTGTGTCTGTATCCAAACCAAATCCTTCTGCTGACAGTCTCCAGAGCAAACTGGCATGGGCATGAGCTCCCCCACATTCCCAGAACAAGCAGCTTACCGTCTTCTTCATCTTCTCGATGAAGCTGCTGTCTctcactggagctgctctgaaagACAAGAGGAACTCTTTTCAGATGAGCACATTCATTTTTGAGGTCAGGAATAAGCAAGTGGGGAAAAAGTGGCCTCCAGACCTCAGGAAAGCTGCCCAAAAGGGTGTGAATCTCCACTGACCACTGTTATTCACCCTGCCCCAGGGATGGCCATCACTCATCCACAGGGCTTCTGCACACAACCACGGAGCAGGGACTCggagcagaagggaaaagctgagcCCCTGCCTGACTCCCATCAGTGAATCTTCCCACAGGAAAAGCCCAGGCACTCAGCCCTGCCCACCAAGAAACCTTTATCAACTGCCCTGAAAGGTTTCACAGCTGAGCAGGTTAAAGGATCTCACAGGAACAGGTCTCTAGATAAGTCTCAGGGGCTAAGATATGGTatgagagaagggaagggattGCTCCCTGCTTCCCACACCCCCATGGGCATGCAGGATCAGTCCTGAGCCATGCTCCCCCAGGACACATCCCCCAAACCTGAAGTCAAACAGGGCTAAAAATCTGCTGTTTCAGCCTCAAAACAGCatgccccagagctggagagcCCTGTGGAGCAGACACATGCAGCTGATCAGAcccacagagctcctggcaAGGCAACCACTGCCAGCTGAGGTCCTTTGGAGGCGGGTTCCCATTCCCAGGACAGATCTCCTGCACAGAACATTTGCATTACTGGATGGACATGGCTTTCCCTAGCTTGGAAGGGGGACAAACCACAGCAGAGCCACAAACATGGAGGTAGGGATTCccactgctgtggctgccctgttagggaaggagcaggaagagctTTGCTATCCTTAGCACATCTTTGGATTTTCAGTGTCATGGAGTGAAAACAACCCGGCCCTGGGGACCCTGGGAGCCTCACAAGCAGAGGTGACCATAGCTACAGTCAGATTAGGTGCTGGGAGCTTTTCACAGCAGGCAAGGCCAGGAGCTCCCTTGCTGTCCTCCCCACCAAAACTTCGGTAAGCAGGGAAGAGGAACGTGGGACCCATTCCCATTTCACAATGGAAGAATGCAAGGCCAAGGCCGGGTCTCCTGTGG comes from Corvus cornix cornix isolate S_Up_H32 chromosome 19, ASM73873v5, whole genome shotgun sequence and encodes:
- the LOC104691103 gene encoding NADPH--cytochrome P450 reductase isoform X1, with protein sequence MGEASMDPTISSPDSTTQQDSLFSMMDVFLISLITGLFTYWFFFRKKKEEVPELPKMQSVAAPVRDSSFIEKMKKTGRNIVVFYGSQTGTAEEFANRLSKDAHRYGLRGMAADPEEYDLSDLSRLSEIDKSLAVFCMATYGEGDPTDNAQDFYDWLQEADADLSGLRFAVFGLGNKTYEHFNAMGKYVDKRLEELGAQRIFELGLGDDDGNLEEDFITWREQFWPAVCEHFGVEATGEESSIRQYELVVHTDVNMNKVYTGEMGRLKSYENQKPPFDAKNPFLAQVTENRKLNEGGERHLMHLELDISNSKIRYESGDHVAVYPANDSSLVNQIGEILGTDLDTVMSLNNLDEESNKKHPFPCPTSYRTALTYYLDITNPPRTNVLYELAQYATDASEQERLRKMASSAAEGKALYLSWVVEARRNILAILQDMPSLRPPIDHLCELLPRLQARYYSIASSSKVHPNSIHICAVTVEYETKTGRLNKGVATNWLKNKVPDQNGSSSLVPMYVRKSQFRLPFKPSTPVIMIGPGTGIAPFIGFIQERAWLKQQGKEVGETVLYYGCRHEHEDYLYREELARFQKEGVLTQLNVAFSRDQAEKVYVQHLLKKNKENVWKLIDEGMAHIYVCGDARNMARDVQNAFYEIVSEFGNMSQPQAVDYVKKLMTKGRYSLDVWS
- the LOC104691103 gene encoding NADPH--cytochrome P450 reductase isoform X2, which gives rise to MGCVYSAPREEPAMARAAPVRDSSFIEKMKKTGRNIVVFYGSQTGTAEEFANRLSKDAHRYGLRGMAADPEEYDLSDLSRLSEIDKSLAVFCMATYGEGDPTDNAQDFYDWLQEADADLSGLRFAVFGLGNKTYEHFNAMGKYVDKRLEELGAQRIFELGLGDDDGNLEEDFITWREQFWPAVCEHFGVEATGEESSIRQYELVVHTDVNMNKVYTGEMGRLKSYENQKPPFDAKNPFLAQVTENRKLNEGGERHLMHLELDISNSKIRYESGDHVAVYPANDSSLVNQIGEILGTDLDTVMSLNNLDEESNKKHPFPCPTSYRTALTYYLDITNPPRTNVLYELAQYATDASEQERLRKMASSAAEGKALYLSWVVEARRNILAILQDMPSLRPPIDHLCELLPRLQARYYSIASSSKVHPNSIHICAVTVEYETKTGRLNKGVATNWLKNKVPDQNGSSSLVPMYVRKSQFRLPFKPSTPVIMIGPGTGIAPFIGFIQERAWLKQQGKEVGETVLYYGCRHEHEDYLYREELARFQKEGVLTQLNVAFSRDQAEKVYVQHLLKKNKENVWKLIDEGMAHIYVCGDARNMARDVQNAFYEIVSEFGNMSQPQAVDYVKKLMTKGRYSLDVWS